AATGGCGGAAACATTTGTAGAACTTGGAAAAGCGGTGCGAATGATTGAAAGAAACGATCATGTTGGTACAATTTATGATGCGGATATGGCAAAGTATATACATGAGGAAGCAGAGAAGCATGGAATTGAAATTTTAACAAATGAAAATGTGAAAGCTTTTAAAGGGAATGAAAAAGTAGAAGAAATTGAAACAGATAAAGGGACATATGAAACGGATCTTGTCTTAGTATCAGTAGGAGTAAAGCCCAATACAGATTTTCTTGCAGGAACGAATATACGTGTAAATCATAAAGGAGCGATAGAAGTAAATGCCTATATGCAAACAAATGTGAAAGATGTGTTTGCAGCTGGGGATTGCGCGACTCATTATCATGTCATAAAAGAAATACAAGATCATATACCAATCGGGACAACTGCGAATAAACAAGGACGACTTGCGGGATTAAATATGGTTGATAAACGAAGAGCGTTTAAAGGAACGCTTGGTACAGGAATCATTCAATTTATGGGACTTACACTTGCAAGAACCGGTTTAAATGAAAAAGAAGTAAACGGATTGAATTTGCCATATGAAACGGTAAAAGTAGATTCGACAAGCAGCGCTGGTTATTATCCGAACGCGGCGCCGCTTCATGTGAAATTATTGTATCGTTCAGATACGAAACAATTACTTGGGGGACAAGTAATTGGAGCGGAAGGTGTGGATAAGCGAATTGATGTGATCGCAATGGCGCTTTTTCATAAGATGAGTATTCATGACTTAGAAGATGTGGATTTAAGCTATGCACCACCTTATAATAGCGTGTGGGATCCAATCCAACAAGCAGCTCGGCGCGCGAAATAGTACTTCTTATCGAAAGGCTATTTTTCATATTCACTCTTGAAAAATATAGTATTTATCGATTATATTTTCATATAGTATTCATTTTTATATAATGAAGAAGCGCTAGTGTTCATGCAGGAGGATTAGAAATGGCAATTAATTTAAAAACAGTAGAAGAGTGGATTGAAGAAGCAAACGAACGACATGAAGAGGACTTTGGAGAAGTTATTCAAGAATTAAAAGAATTATGCATTGGAATTGATAATGCTACATTAATTTATCCGAAGCATGTATTTTGCTTTGGGAAAAAAGTAGAAGTATTCTTTTTCTTCCAAGATCATGTTGTAATTGGACAAGCAAAAGAAGAGTATATTGAAGTGGAAAAACTAAAGTATGACGATATGACAGACGTAAATTTAAAAACAAATGACAAAAATACAACATTACAACTGAATTTTTCTAATGGAAGATCTATTTTATTAGATAGCTTAAATGATAATTGTGGTTCGAAAAATTGGCTATTTGCAAGACAAATTAAGAGCATTTTTAAATTAATCTAACGAAAAAAGCAGACGAAACAACGTCTGCTTTTTTCGATTGGTAAGAGGGGTTTAAGGCGCTTGTCACTATTTGTCGAGCGGTCGATATTCTCTGTCGAATCGCCGATATTTTTAAAGTTGCGCCGATATATGGTGTACAATCGCCGATAAAAGTACCAGTTGCACCGATATAATTTCATGTACTACGACTTTTAGCATTTACATCGGCAGATTTTAGCTATGCAAGTTGCCTTTTAACCAATTGCGTGGTCGAGAAAAACCAACTGGAATTTGGATGAGAGTCGTTTTTTGCGTTACATCAATTTTATATAATTGATCACAAAGATTAACATCGAAACCTAAAAGGGGGTGACCACCCATGCCCATTGCAGTGGCAGCTAAGAGGAGCTTTTGAACAAGTATACCAGCTTCCATTTGCTGTATGCGGTACCCTCTATATCCAAATGTATCTTTCATATAGTCTGTATTGCCGATAACATGAAGACAAAGTGGGACTTGATATAAGTTTACATTATCTATTGTTAGACTTGAATGCAGGAGATGACGATGATCTCCAGGAGCAATGGATTCTAGTGCATGAGCGTCGCTATTATAGGAATACGCCCCGCTAGGTAAACCGTCTATATGAGAAAAGCAGCCGTACAAGGAAACGCGTGCTTTTGGATTCTTGTCGCTATTATCTATGTCATTTTGGTAAAAAAAAGAAGAAGCTGTTTCTTGCAATAAAGTAGCAAGTTCAGTGACATTCAGTTTTGTTAAGAAAAAATCAGACTCTGGTGAATAACGTTTTTGGCAAACAACTCTAAAATCATAAGATAATTGCTCTACTTTAGGAAGAGAGAAACTGTCTTTACCATACGTAGTAATTGCTTCGTTTCGTAATGTTCGAAATTGCTCAGTTGTTTCGAGCATAGAGGCTTCGTTTATTTTTAGAATCATTGGATATTCAGTCACATGTTTTGAACGAACAAAGTGTTTATGTTGCAAAATAGGGAGTTGCTCCAATAAATCGTTAGACGTGACGTTTGGTATTGTTAGAGGATTGCGCCAAGTAGATTCATTAGATAAAGGAATAATAGCATATACGCTCTCTTCTTCTTCAGAAAGTCCAAGTAAATGATTGATCGCCCGATCTAAAAATTGATAATATACGCCAGTTGTATAGCCAAATTGTTTGGAGGACGCCAGTAATTGTCCGATAAGAACACCGGTATCTAGACTGTGGAGTCGATAGGAAAAATGATTATATTTAAAGAAGTTTTTCCAAAACATTGTCGAAACAAAGATAGTGCCAAAGCAATCCGATATGTCACAGCGATCGCCAAGTGATTTTTCAAGATAAGAGTCAAAGTTTCCAGCGCGAAGTAAGAGAAGCCGATGATGCGCAACATCATAATGATAGATTCCTTGTGGGCAATCTTCAATCTTTAAATAGATATATAATTCGTTTGGATATAATCCACCCCCAGAGGGGAGAAATCTTCGAAATATATTGACGTTATGTTCAACAGAAGGTTGACATACCTTTGTTAACCCAAATGTATACCAAAGAAAATGACCAATATTTGTGATAGTAGGGCTGTTATACATCTGTTGATTTCTTACTGTTAATGGGACTTCTAGAGAAAGGGGAATACTGGGTAACCCGCGGTATAATTTATAGGGAAGCGGGGCATCTTCCCAGTTTACTTCTTGATTGTGAGGCATAATTTCATCGACTGAAAAATGTAAATGATGAAGAAATGTATCTAGTTGCATTTCGAATGAACCTCCTTCATAGTGATCCCCCACTAACATAAGTTGGTGGGGGAGAGTAGATTATGGGAAAGGATGCGGATGTGGATTTAACTGTTCAAATGTAAGAGACTGATCAACATATCCTAGTTTCATTGGTACAGTCAATACTCTTTCTAGACCGGTTATACGGGTTAAGTGATGCCCAAATGTCATCGGTAACATGCCGGGAATTAGTACTTTTACACAAGATAACCCATTTTTCTCTATAAGTGGAACAGTTTGATCAACGACAATAACATCAAGGCCTGCATGATGCAATCGAGTTAAAAGATGGGATAAATCTGATGTTAAATTTTTATCGATGGATTTTAAATAACTCATCTCTTTAAATGTTTGTAGCGGCTGATGAGTGTTCAATAAAAATTGAAGGCGCTCTTCCGCTTCTGGTAATCCATATAGCATACTGTGGTCTTCCATTTTTGTCACAAGATAAGGGTCTTGTAAACATTGTTCATATGTTTTTCGATTTGTTTCAAGATTTTCATCCATAATGAGTAACATACCGGCTAGTTCATGAATTGCGCTTTTTACAGCGCGCACAGGATCCATATGAGCACCACCTGCACAGACGAGATTCATGCCACTTTTCCTCGTATTTTTAGCGATTGCCCATATGCTTGGGATGCCGTGTTCCATTGTTGCATTAAATACATGTAACTCATAGCCTGTAATCGCCTGCATTCGAGCAATCATAAGTTGTAATTCTATATCCTCTGAAGAACGGAGATCGATGCGCGGTAAGGGTAATTGTGCATACCAAGTTAGTAAGAAAGAGTCGCGTTCTATCACTTCTAAAATGCCGTGGAAAATAGCTTCTTCTATACTGCCGCCAATCGCGCATCCATTTGAAGTTTCATAGACAAAAGCATCTTTATGTCCCAAGCTGTAATAAGCAAGTGATTCTGGAACTAAAACGGAGCGATTTTGTAATAGTGAGTATCCCCATACCCAATTTTGTGGATGATCAGGATCAAATGGTTTAAATGGGAATCCATCCCGATTATAATGTTCATCTGTATGTACACCAACTGTAAGAGGATTGATCGCGATATTTTCAAAGTCTCGGTAACTCCCATAAACATTTGTCCGTTTCCCGCGCGGAGCCATTCCACAGTAGCGCTCTAAGCCTTCCAAAATTGCGGTTGCTTCACTTATTTTGAATGAATGTGTCCGTCCGGCAACACCTTCATTTCCTAATATTAAAGGCATATTGACAATGACATCAGCAAATGGCAGAAGGGAATGCTGCATTTTGCCATTTAACAGTCCTGTTTTCTGATTTAAATAATCTTTCTTTAAACATATGCTTAAATCGTGTATGGAGCGGCAACGGTAATTGTCGCTGTTCGTTTTCAAACTTGGTTTGAATTGCAGAATAGCAGCTTCTTCAGAATCATTTGGCACTGTCACGCATACTGGGCAGAGAGGGTCTGGAAGAAATGAATGGCGTGAAGATTGGAACGTTTGTAAGTTTAGGAATATGAGTTCATCTGATAAGGAGGTATGCTCTTCTCGCTGTATGTTCTCGATTTCAGCATGAATAAGATAGGACATGTGCAGCAGCCCGATTGGTGTAGCACATATATCCCGCTTTGTCATTTGGTCTGTTTGGAAAGAATATGTTCGTTGTAATTCCCACATCTCTTTTTGGTCGAATCCGGCTGTAAATCGCCTTGCATCAGCGCATTGAGAACATCCTGGTTGATTCGGTGTAACATAAGGACCGATAATTCCTTCCCCAAATGAAGTAAAGGCGCGAAGCCATGGAATATGGGCGGATCGAAATCGTTCTTCAGCTTGCTGATGAATGGAAAGAGGGGATCCGTCATGTAGTACAAGGGCGAGACGAGTATGCTCTGGGATACATTCTTCCAGTGTATGTTGACGAAAGATCGGGTAGTGAGCAGACAATTGCTTATCTACACAATCTGCAAGTACGCCATCTCCGACAATTAATAATTGAAAATCTAGCATTCGTCTACCTCCTCTTTTATAACCACACCGAAAACACCGCTTAAACCTTCTTTAAGGAATGGTTCAATAGATAAATCAAGAATATATGGATAAAGATCCTGTTCTTTTAATTTCTGTAAAGCATTTTGCAAAGTGGAAAGATTTGGAGTGACTTCTTCTGTTTGGATTTCGATTCTACATGGTTCTCTATCTAGCATGAGGATAGAGGAATTCCATAATAGATTAGACTGATAAGGAGCTTCCTCGTTTTGAAAATGGGACAGAGCTTGTTGTAATGCATTCCTTAATGCCAAAGTTACGTTGAAGTGAGCGCTACCATACCACTTATGATGTGCTTGAACCCAAATGACGGGAAATCCATATAAATTTTCAGCCATTCCAATTGTAGGTTCTTCGCATGCGATGCGAAGCGCATCGAAATAAAAGCGGCACTGTTTATCAGCAATCTCAGTAAGTTCTAAAGGAATTATTTCTTCCGGTTTGCTTGTTTGCCTCATACATAACTGATGTGAGAAATAATGCTGAAATGCGCGGTAGATACCTTCTGTCATCGTTTCTCCAGCTCCAATTCCAATAAACTCTTCTTGCTCAGAAAGGAGAAAGTCAATCATTTTGGAGACGTATGTTTCAATTCCGGTTAGACCTGCTGAGCGCCGCGCTTCATCATGAGTGAATCCACTACAAATAATGGGAGGAAGGAGTGCTGTTGGTCCTTCTGATAATGGATCTGCGATTTGAATATAGCACTGTGACAAAGGAAGTTGTTGTAAGTCATCTTCTTCCCACATATGAAAAATGCCGGATGTTCTAGAAGTTAGCTTGTCAAAAAAGCGAAAAAGTTCATGGGAATGATTGCGCTTGGCATCTTGTTCTAGCTTCTTATCGATCTCTGTTAAAAGTTCGAATGTTACACAATTGTTTATTGTAAGGGGGTGTCTAACGAAAGAATGCCAATTTCCTTCAAGTGTCTCTAAATCGAGTAAAAAGAATTGGCCGTTTGTTTCTCGATTTGAAGCTCCAGTAATCTCTTTAAATAGCTCAAAAACAAGTACATTTGCTAGCATGGCACCAGCGATAGGAGAGAAGGAATCTTCCCATTCGTTTGGATGAAGAGCTGTTTCATGCATGCGATGCCATGCAGATTCCCAGCATTGTCTGCAATCAGAAGTGATGATGGGTCCGACTAAGCCAACTTGTTCTAAATAAATAGCAGGGATAAAGTTTTTCTTTTCTTCCTGGCAAATGGAATCGAGTAGACGTAGTTTGTCGATATTCCCATTTTGAGATACATATAAAATCCAATCGAAAGGCTCGAAAGTTTCTGCTAAGGAACAATCTATCGTCGTCTCGATTTCCTGAACAGAGACACCTTGATCTGCTGATTGTGCTTCTTGGATGAGTTCGTCTAGTCTCGCTAAGTTTGTTGCATCTCGATCCGTAATTAAGTAATGAAACGTAGGTAAACCAGATGTTAGTAAAGAAGCAACTAGTGAGATA
The window above is part of the Bacillus cytotoxicus NVH 391-98 genome. Proteins encoded here:
- a CDS encoding FAD-dependent oxidoreductase, whose translation is MKYVIIGGDAAGMSAAMQIIRNDKDAHVITLEKGEIYSYAQCGLPYVISGAISSTEKLIARDVKTFRDKYGIDAKVHHEVTKIDTEHKMVHGIHTDTKEEFQYEYDRLLIATGVRPVMPDWEGAHLQGIHLLKTIPDAHHILETLKERNVERVTIIGGGAIGLEMAETFVELGKAVRMIERNDHVGTIYDADMAKYIHEEAEKHGIEILTNENVKAFKGNEKVEEIETDKGTYETDLVLVSVGVKPNTDFLAGTNIRVNHKGAIEVNAYMQTNVKDVFAAGDCATHYHVIKEIQDHIPIGTTANKQGRLAGLNMVDKRRAFKGTLGTGIIQFMGLTLARTGLNEKEVNGLNLPYETVKVDSTSSAGYYPNAAPLHVKLLYRSDTKQLLGGQVIGAEGVDKRIDVIAMALFHKMSIHDLEDVDLSYAPPYNSVWDPIQQAARRAK
- a CDS encoding TOMM precursor leader peptide-binding protein, coding for MLDFQLLIVGDGVLADCVDKQLSAHYPIFRQHTLEECIPEHTRLALVLHDGSPLSIHQQAEERFRSAHIPWLRAFTSFGEGIIGPYVTPNQPGCSQCADARRFTAGFDQKEMWELQRTYSFQTDQMTKRDICATPIGLLHMSYLIHAEIENIQREEHTSLSDELIFLNLQTFQSSRHSFLPDPLCPVCVTVPNDSEEAAILQFKPSLKTNSDNYRCRSIHDLSICLKKDYLNQKTGLLNGKMQHSLLPFADVIVNMPLILGNEGVAGRTHSFKISEATAILEGLERYCGMAPRGKRTNVYGSYRDFENIAINPLTVGVHTDEHYNRDGFPFKPFDPDHPQNWVWGYSLLQNRSVLVPESLAYYSLGHKDAFVYETSNGCAIGGSIEEAIFHGILEVIERDSFLLTWYAQLPLPRIDLRSSEDIELQLMIARMQAITGYELHVFNATMEHGIPSIWAIAKNTRKSGMNLVCAGGAHMDPVRAVKSAIHELAGMLLIMDENLETNRKTYEQCLQDPYLVTKMEDHSMLYGLPEAEERLQFLLNTHQPLQTFKEMSYLKSIDKNLTSDLSHLLTRLHHAGLDVIVVDQTVPLIEKNGLSCVKVLIPGMLPMTFGHHLTRITGLERVLTVPMKLGYVDQSLTFEQLNPHPHPFP
- a CDS encoding putative thiazole-containing bacteriocin maturation protein — translated: MSNFSPSAKLKMNQDTFFLPDSDGGVYFRNNVSSFRMQGDGIYEWIEKLMPMFNGKHTLEELTNGLPLPYQKRVFEIGELLYTNGFVRDVSQNAPHQLDDTLLERYASQIEFLEASSHSGALHFQTYRQANVLAIGSGPMLISLVASLLTSGLPTFHYLITDRDATNLARLDELIQEAQSADQGVSVQEIETTIDCSLAETFEPFDWILYVSQNGNIDKLRLLDSICQEEKKNFIPAIYLEQVGLVGPIITSDCRQCWESAWHRMHETALHPNEWEDSFSPIAGAMLANVLVFELFKEITGASNRETNGQFFLLDLETLEGNWHSFVRHPLTINNCVTFELLTEIDKKLEQDAKRNHSHELFRFFDKLTSRTSGIFHMWEEDDLQQLPLSQCYIQIADPLSEGPTALLPPIICSGFTHDEARRSAGLTGIETYVSKMIDFLLSEQEEFIGIGAGETMTEGIYRAFQHYFSHQLCMRQTSKPEEIIPLELTEIADKQCRFYFDALRIACEEPTIGMAENLYGFPVIWVQAHHKWYGSAHFNVTLALRNALQQALSHFQNEEAPYQSNLLWNSSILMLDREPCRIEIQTEEVTPNLSTLQNALQKLKEQDLYPYILDLSIEPFLKEGLSGVFGVVIKEEVDEC
- a CDS encoding DUF3908 family protein, encoding MAINLKTVEEWIEEANERHEEDFGEVIQELKELCIGIDNATLIYPKHVFCFGKKVEVFFFFQDHVVIGQAKEEYIEVEKLKYDDMTDVNLKTNDKNTTLQLNFSNGRSILLDSLNDNCGSKNWLFARQIKSIFKLI
- a CDS encoding SagB family peptide dehydrogenase; its protein translation is MQLDTFLHHLHFSVDEIMPHNQEVNWEDAPLPYKLYRGLPSIPLSLEVPLTVRNQQMYNSPTITNIGHFLWYTFGLTKVCQPSVEHNVNIFRRFLPSGGGLYPNELYIYLKIEDCPQGIYHYDVAHHRLLLLRAGNFDSYLEKSLGDRCDISDCFGTIFVSTMFWKNFFKYNHFSYRLHSLDTGVLIGQLLASSKQFGYTTGVYYQFLDRAINHLLGLSEEEESVYAIIPLSNESTWRNPLTIPNVTSNDLLEQLPILQHKHFVRSKHVTEYPMILKINEASMLETTEQFRTLRNEAITTYGKDSFSLPKVEQLSYDFRVVCQKRYSPESDFFLTKLNVTELATLLQETASSFFYQNDIDNSDKNPKARVSLYGCFSHIDGLPSGAYSYNSDAHALESIAPGDHRHLLHSSLTIDNVNLYQVPLCLHVIGNTDYMKDTFGYRGYRIQQMEAGILVQKLLLAATAMGMGGHPLLGFDVNLCDQLYKIDVTQKTTLIQIPVGFSRPRNWLKGNLHS